CCCCCTGCAGAAACAGGGAAGGTCGAGACAGGAGAGAAATGGGAGCAGTAGTTTTGTGCCCCAGTCGCACTTCTGTCCTTTTGTACAATTTTCTTTGGATTCCAGAAATGGCGGAAATAACGATGCTCCAGCTTTAGCCGTAACTGGTTTTGTAGAGAATGAAATGTTTCATCTATTCCACATTCCAAGTAATATTTTCCAGCATCACTTCAGGACAATTTAAAAATGTTCAGGTATTTCCCATCAGCCTCAGCTGCGTAGCAAGAAATGAGGACATTAGCCCCATCAGCACCTCTGCTACAAGTAAAGTGATGCTAATATGTTCATATCACCAATGTTAATATACAGAAAGCTAGAAATGTTCTGTGATACTACAAAGAAAGGAGCATTTGCAGTTGATGCtatatatttatctgtgttGGACAGCTCACACACAGGAGACTTTGAAGATTGGTCCATTCGTCTTATCTGTAAGTGCCGTATCGTTAGCATCCTCACCGTCTCTTCCGGTTCCCACATCTATCTGGCTCTCCTCTAGATCCTCCCTGAAGAAGCACTCAATGGCAGCGCGCTTGTTAAAGGGACGAGGCTGAAACATGAATCTCTGCTGAATAGTTGTCAAATGTTCCTGAcgccacaaaaaaacaaaaacaaaaaaagccagtCATTGTTTTTATGACCAACCAAAAGTTGCAGTTGAAGCCCACACGCTCTACACCACCTCCCCCGGCAGAGTCCGGATTAACCACCAAAGGAAATGTAAGTTCTCATTTTCCCATAATACACGTTGAACATATCCTCCGATAAGCGTTTTGCCCCTGAGAGCGAGCTAAGAACTCCTCTGTCTCTGCGCTCTGACGTGGCGGCTGATTCATCTTCCCAGAGACGGGAGGAGATAGCGGGCTGCAGTTATCCGCCTGTCAGCCCGTTTCCAACAGGGTGTCGCGCTTCTCTGTCAGCTGTCAGCCCCAAAAGTCTGCTGCCAGTCAGACCACGTCTGACACCATCCGAAGTCTCAGTGACTGACTGCCAGCAGAAGTAGAATCTGGGTTTGAGATAATAGAAaacaagagggggaaaaactAGATTATGTCCTCTAAACAGGAATATTGCTGACCAGTTCTCACACTGGAACTCATAAATAGATTTTCCATGTCATTGTGCGATTACAAGCGTTTTAATTTTCAGCTTAATGTCTGTTTTGGCCTGGCGCCGCTGAGGCAGCTGGATCATTCTGCCCCGGGAACGGCTCGATCCCGCGGTCTGCGTCTGATTAAAACTGCGGTAAAGATTTGGCTCCCTGTTGCAACAGTGGTTTGCTGAAACCAGTGGATGTGCTAATGAGCCCCTGAAGGCCTCACTGATATGCCCCATGGCCTTGTTAGAAAGCCAAGATGGggagaagagcagagggagCGAGGGGGTATTTGTCGAAGTTACGGGGCAGCTGAGGCTGAAGATCACTTTCTGTATGTGTGAAAGTCGCAGAATAGCCACACTTTTTGTTCACGCACGCTGAAATGCCGCGTTAGCAGCGGCGCCTCTGCCTGTTGAACCACTTGAAGGGAAGCTTAAAATGAAAGAGTGAACTTTTCCCACTTCCTGTGAACGTCGACTGCTGAATTTGGCCTCAGGGCGATGATGCGACAGTGGATTCAAGGCCAAACATGAAATCCTTTTAGAACAAGTTTTCACAGCGATCATTCTGCTCatcatcaaaataaaatgtctcaCCACATGTCAGAAGTGCACATCTCCTTAGAATTGGTTATTAAAATGACAGAGAAGTCAGTGATCGAGGCCTAAAGACTGCCTACCGCACCTTGAAACTGCAGTGGAAACGCTAAAATATGCTGTGCATCTGTATGGAAatgatattttatatatatataaagttaCTATTTTTTTTCACATTCATAGTTGAATTGCTGAGCTAAAAAAAGGAAGCCCGAATCGTGCAGCTTTATGGGATAGACGAGCCATTAGGCGTGGGTGACTTAAACAGCGACTCAATCTAATGCCTCATTTCCTCTCAGAGATGAGACGAGCTTTGTGACTTGACCTCGCCAAAATGGATCTCTTTCTTCCCACGACGGGCCACCTCGTAATCTCACACATCACCGTCCAGCTTAATCGGAAAATAATATCAAAAGGCGTCAGGAAAAACGAGGACCTGGAAAAATCCAATCTAGCTGGGAAACTGTGGAGCTCCCGGGCTTGATCGCTCCATATGTAGGACGTAAATAAGTAAGGTCACATGTCTGGAAAACCGTGCAAAAACAATGCAAACGAAGTGAAAGACTTAAGAGTAACAGGGGGAAGCAAGACAAAGTTGTGAAGAATCAGGACTGTTGAATATGTAGCAGACCTGTGTGGATATTTTCCTCATCTGAAAAGGCTAATGAGCTCCACACGGCCTAAAGAATCGATCTGACAACTCCGTTGTCGATCATTAAGAGGAGGACGactcctgcaggctgctggGCGGCTTTGCTGTTTTTGAACCTGCAGCAGCGACGAGGAGTCGCCCCTTCTGCTCAGCCGACTTGAAACAAATGGGTTATTTAGAGCCGACTTCATTTGCACTTGTGGAGAAAGGGCAGCGGGGAAATGAGggcaccccccaccaccagcggTTCAGCATTGGGTAGCTTTAATTAGCCAATTCACACTATGCTTTGCTGCTTCACTTGGTACAATGCGATATGAAGTAATTGTCGCTGCCGCCTCAGCGTTCAGCACGTACAGGCGACCAGTCAAGAGCGGGGGACAAAAGAAATTGTGGTACCCAATCAAGACATGACGCGGTCGAAAGGCAGGATGCTGCTGATCATCTGGATTTTAGgtaggaaaaaaaagcctttcaaTGTTATAGATGCTTATCTTTTCAAAAGCTGAATTTTACTTTTTAAcgttatttttaatttgaatagTTTTAGattcataataataaaaaacccaACAGGATTTAAGAGATTTTCTAAAAACTGATGATGAGTCAAGTCGCCAGCTTGGTTGACAGTGATGATGCAATTCTGTGAGAACTCTTCAAAGCTGTCGGACCAAAGTAATAGTTTTACCTGATATTTCTCCTCGTTGTGAAATACTGATGCTAAAATAATCATTCTGGAGAAAACAAAAGTATCATCAGTCATGGACACATAAACTGGACTGAgacaaaaaacacaacaggagtTCAGATTGTAATTACAGCACCCTGAGCTagcacagaaataaaacagatcAGATGTGTCTGACTTTAAAACTGTTTATTCTAGTTCTGTATGAACAAATACATAAACTATCAATCAATAAACATTCAAAAAGGCCTCATTTTTTCCAGAATCCTATTCATAAAAAAGAGGAAGTCATTCTGGAGATGAACAAGTGGAGGTAACGTGGTTCTTGTGTTGAAACACGTTGAATAACCAGTCACGCTTCAGCTTCATCTCCTCTGGCTCAGAGTCTCAGGTACGCCACCTaagaaaggcagaaaaggcCAAAACCGGATCAGCGTCAGGTCTGAACAGactggagagaaaagaaatatatatttacGTAAGACTGCTTCCCCCAATCAGCTCAGAAAACCAATTAGTGTCACGGAACACCAAAGCTAAAACAGCTCATGTGGTTGAGATTAAATCACGTTGAAAAAAACATATTCGTATAAGCAGATCAGAGAGAATAATCGAGCCCGGCGCTGTCCGcgctcctccatctgctcttcCTGGGTGTCTGCCTGCTGCAAACAATGGCTCCGCTCCACTGAGGGCTCCAAactgggatgatggatgagggcaTTTGCCACACTCAAGGCCCGGTCCGCTCACTCTCCCTGCCTGCTTGGCGCTCAAGCGCGTCCACGCTAATTCAAACAAATGATAACAAACAACAATGAGACACCAGCTCCTTCGAGCCCGACTGGAGAGGACTCACAAAGGGCCcgagcttaaaaaaaataaataaaaaggaaccCCAGGTTGAAAACGGGAATATAAGTTTAGGAACAGCATGTCTGGAGTTCCTGAGTCGATGAAGACTTATCTGTGTGGCTGCTACAGATTTCCTTTGTGTCCTGGCACCAGCGCAAACGACCACACAAACCATTGCTTTAATTAAGGATGTAATATGTGGGAGTTAACTGCATCAGCCTTTGTGGTTGCACCTACTCGACATCTGCTCGCTATGACCTTCCCCTAAATTTACTGCTACAAATATGAAAGGTCCCGGTTTATAGATTTGGTTTGTTTGCTCGGAGCTTCTGTGCAAACACTGAGGGGCTCCATAAAGGGCTCATTCCTAACAATGGTTACTTAAATACATTTGCCATTTACTTAATAATCTAATCGTTCTTAATACTTTAAAACCTCCAAAAAGCAGAAATAGGATAAATGTTATAAATTGTGACTTTATAAAGCGTAACTCCAGCAATCACCTAAAAGGCCATGCTAATTGCTAACTCTGATAGCTGCAAATATGCACTGCAAGAACAGCTGCACCAACTCATAACTGCAACTGTgcttacaaaaataaaaatctaaatattaaCATAGCTCACATGTTATCCCAAAATAGGCGTACACAGTGCAGAAACATGTATGGCTAGTTTCAATACGTGCTAAATCAGGCCAGTGTGCTCAGACTGTAAGCAAACAGTCTGAATATTGAGGTACTGCCGCAACATTAAACACCCTATATATCACATGTATAAGAAGGTGGTATTAGTGCACCAGATTGCCATTTGATTCCATCTACTTGAGGCTACTGCATCGGTGTGGTTCCTCACACTGAACATCTGCTCATAAACTGCTCAAAAATGACAGCAAAGTAAGAACAAAAAAGCTGTTGTTCTCCTGTGCGTTAGAGAATAGGCAGCATTGTTCATATCTGCGGTAACAGCACGACAGTGATGGACAGGGGGAGAAATCAGGGCTGCCGAAACAGAGGCAGCTCTAAAACCAGACATTATCCATCCGATGGTGAAAGCGGTTGCGGCACTCTAACGACGTGTCACAAATTGACACACATTAACACTTTCTGATGGCAGCAGCCCGGGCTACGGGCGACAGAGCGTAATACGATCGCACAGGCAGTCTCCGCTTGCTGGAGTCGGGCTGGCAGGATCACAGGGTGAAAGAAATACTTTGGCCGTTCAGAGCGCAGAAGAGCAGCATGCGGGGAGATGACAGGCTGCGTCTCTGAAGAGCTCGGCAGGTTCTGAAGGCTCCACTGAAGCGTTCATGGACAGCGTCTCAACCTTGCTCATATTTTCACCAAAACAAGCTCGATAAATTCCACTCACCAGCTCttaatcattgtttttttttacagaaattgAAGGGTCCTCACTCAGCCGTTGTGGCTGATTAGAAGGAGCTGCACTAATACTTAACTCTAATAAATGTAACTAAGTCTTCTGAACCCACAACTGCGCATGGTTgcctttctgctgtgtttcccaTCATCACTGATCCTGACAGCATGACAGCCCCACGAAAGCCACGAAAGCGATCACTTCAGTGGAGAAGCGGGACATATCGATCAGACATCGCCATGGTTGTCCTCTGCTCCGCACCGCCGTCCACTGTGACCCGTTGTGCTTTGCCAAAATAAATTACTTCCCCCGCGATGCATCCGTCTGGATCCATCAAACGTGGACCAATGGGTGAGATGAGCCATTTGTTAACAGAGCAGTAAGTCCGTGGTGCTGTTCCCCAGCTTCCCTCCCCTTACCTATACAAATGAGTTGTTTCCAGCATGCTTattaaagaataataataaagaatccTTCCTTATAGAGCACACATTTGCCCTTTCACGGCCAGTATGTTTCACTTTGCAGCCGTTTCATACTCTGTTAAATCATGATTATGTGAGCACTTGCAACAAAATGTGCACTCTCAAAGATGaagtcttttttcattttctgcttcatTATCTTTGGAAACAGCTACACTGTACCGAGCGACAATAAGCCTGGAGATACACAACGCGTCATCATCAGGAGTTCTGTGCAATCCTGCTGTCTACATTACAACCACTTCAAACACTTCCTGTTATCTTAAGACTTTTAAACACCAACTGTCTCAAAGCCCGATGTAGAAATCATGCTGCCCAACATGATCGAGTGGAAGCATTAGAAGCAAAAAAAGTTGCTAATCTACACGCATTTGTTTTTACTATTGTTATTAAGGAGCAGCTAAAACAAGCTCAGCACACCAAGAATGTCGTTATGAAGCTGAAATCAAAATCGAAAACTTCTAGTACAGTTAAAGTAGACAATTAATTGTTCCACCTCGTAAGTTTAAGCTGCGGATGAAGGAGTCGCTAAACCGAGCCAGGAGGCTTGTTAATTGCACTTTAAAAAAGACCCGGAGCACCGTGCTGTCAGCGACAGTAATTGTGCTGATTTTCTAGTCAGGATTTTCTTTTAGCGCTCTGTGCTACATATCACACATAATTTGCACATTCCTAGCTGCACAGAAGTTGGACTAAGGCTGAAAAAAGTAAAAAGCCTTTTTGTGACCCACATAATCACTAAAGCGAGCTGTTAACGAAAAGCTCGGAATCACAAAAGCAATTAATGTATGATTAAAAATGTTGTCACGCCTGGCTGAAAGAAGGTGCTGAAGGTGAAGGCTGCAAACATAAGTTGCTGCTATGTTGCTATACAATAGTTTTACAAGAACAATAAAAAATGTGGATTCCAACATCTTATTTGTAAGTCTCTCACCTCATAGGACCTCATGCAGCGCATGGACGCAGGAAGTGTCGAGTTGctttcctccatcacttccagcagctcctcgcaCACCCGCAGTGGCAGAACCACAGGATGTCCGATGGCGCTGACCTCCCAACTAGCTACAATGCTGAAAACACACGACGTGGGAGTGATTTGTAGTGGCACGGCATGCGAGAGCGTTATACAACCAAAATTAAGCCGAGAATAGCTGCTGTAAATCCCAGAGTGAGACATTCATCTTGACAGTTTTAATCAGGTATTCTCTCCTGGAGTCGCAGAACTTGATGAACGGACAAATAAAAGTGGATTCATGGGGGAAGGGTgtttagaaaataaacaaacagggaggagagagtgagaggaagaagACTGATGCTCTGTCAGGGAGTGGTGCTGATGCAGTCTACGGTATTTGGGCAGCGTTCAGCCATCTGGGCAGCTCCTGAGAGCGAACCAAAGTTCTGGCAGTCCTTCTAAAGACTTCaccctgaaggagctgctgctggagctctggTTGATGCAGGGAAACTCACTTTCACAGTAAATTTATTCACGTTGGAATGTATACGCAGATGCTTCTACCAAGGTTTTGAGTAAAGAAAAGTAtacacatcaaaacacaaagtAGACTATTTTACCACTGTTGTATTGTGTGAGCTTTAAACAGTCACACAGCAGGTGATGTTGAAGGTTTACCTACTCGTGTGGCCAAATTAATTCTATGGCCTGTACATTTTCCCATTAGATTCAATTTCCATATCTATGAGCCCTTAATTCCATTCTAGTGGACTCAACTCATAATCAAGTCACTGCCATTAGTGACAAGTGTAATCCACTTATGTAGTGGCCCACTGATTCTCCAGCCAATTATTGGCACTTTTAAAAGCACATCCTGCAAAATCCCTGGCTGCTGCCGAAAAAGAGGGCAATCAACCAGGGAGTCGGGCTCCCCGGGCGCAacacttcatttaaaatgtcagaGAAGAGTGACGAAGGATGAATGGCAAATGACGTAAGCGAAGGGGCTGGTGGGAGTAAAACTGGTGTTTAACTTTGCAACTCTGCGGGGAAATGTCAGGAAACGCCACTGGAATCCCAGCTGCTGGAAGGTGAAGCATTTTAAGGGCAAGGTCACATATAGAAGGGACGTTAACGCTGGTAAATGCCAACGTACACATGCCGACTTCCTGGAAGGAAATCAAAAGGAgggcccctccccccaccataCTTACTAAAGACAAACGCTGCCTTGTCTGCAGCACTCGGCGGCTGGTGGAGCCCGTTCGAGCGGGACGTTTTACCTCGTACCGGCGTCCACCTACAGTGAAACtcgggtgttgttgttgtttctcgtGCCATTTAAGTGCGTGCGGGCCGCTTCGCCTGAGAAGACAAGCCTCTCTTTTCATTTGGCTTTTCCCTCTAATTACCCTTTCTCCATCAGCTGGTGGGGGCTTgtcaaaacagcagaaacatcagaacTTCTATGTTCTCTTCGGCTGCGGGGGAGAaaacggaggagggggaggcggggggtGTGTGAGTGCAGTTGAAAATAATGAGGGTGGAAGGGTGCTCCGGTGGGGCTGCCGTGCTGCACGTGGAgaggcccggacggcgtgtccaCCTACACCTCTCGGAGGCATCGCAGCCAGGTTTGCTCTCAGTCAACATCCTCCCGCGCGTGCAGCACAGCCAGCGCTCGGAAGATTAACGTTCCTGATGGCAATCTCATTTGCAAAATAATTGAAAGACTCCCGCTGAACAGACACCTCGGCGGAAAGCGTTCCATTAAAATCTAAAACCTGCGCGCCGATAACGCAATCTTTCATCCCTCGCAGTCAGCTGAGGCAGGCGGTGATGGAGAggctgggatggagagatgattAAAGGGAAAGCAGGGATcgagaggaggggggatgagACTTACTCTCTCTGCTGGGGGCCGGGGTGGGAGCAGGCGGTGTACAGGAGTTTCAGGGCCCTGACAGCTCTGAGCGATGGGCCGCCAGGCGCCACAGCAGCGGGCGACCTCTCAGCCTCGACGCACGTCTCTGGGACCGACGCTACCACGGAGTCGCTGTTGAGcatccagagctgcaggaggagcagaggggtcACGCAAAACCGACTTGCCAGAGCCGAGGCAATAGCTGGGTGAACTCACTGGAGCGCAGCACGCAGAGCATGTGATGAGACGGTAATGTGGTTTTAATGAGCCCCCTGCTATTTTACTCGAGGCCCCTCAATATACGTAGTTAACATTGTTTTTATATTGCTTTTATACCTAATGGCTTTCCCAGACTTCATTAAAATCGGAGTCATCACAGACAATGAAACATTCCATTTGTAAATGGTTTTGTTTTGAAGCTGTTATAAAATTTAACTGGATCGGATGAGAGGTAATAACATGACAAGTGTAAAAAGGGCAATGCAGAGCGCCATTTAGCAGTAAAGGTGGTTTAATAGCATATTAATGGAGTCTAAAATCATTGAGTGTCTAGTCTATTTTTGGAAAATGGTCTTAAATTTGTCTGATTACAGAGCTGGACTTACCAATAAGAAGGGTTTTCCATCAGGAGTCTGGACAGAGAAGTGGAAGGTGCTCAGAGAGCTGGACAGCTCCACCAGTCTGGCTGCTATTGTCCTCTCTAGGAACAGAGATCTGTCAAATCAAACGCAAATTAACCCATTAACAAAGCCTGGGTGACGGCCGCTTTAGAGGTACAcgaagaaaacagcaacaactgcaACATGCAAGAATATGGTGCAGGCAGCTTTGAGCCTGCCGGAATTGCTTTAAAACTTGACTTTAAATGCAGCATGGCAGCACCAATACACAGCACTTTTTCCACAGGTGGGagttcagcagctcctgggtgATGTCAGAGCCAGGCTACAGTTTGGAACTGATGGATTTTCGGACTTTTTTCAAGTGAGCTCGAGGTTCAACCATCACAACCCTGCAGCAAGTAATCACTCATGACCGGTGGAACCAGGCACGAACGCTCCGGAAATAGCAGCGATCAACACTTGTTCCTATTTGCAGAATCTCCTAAGATTGATAGCCAGTTATTAAAAGGTTTATTTCAGCCCTGCATTTGCAATATTTGAAATTACACGTCGCTGATATGTATTACTCCTCAGTGTTGTAGCAGACGTTGGGCAAAAGTGAGGCAAATTATGCTTTTCTTACATTTCATTGGCCTCCCAGGAGACGCGTGTATTGCAGTCTACACAGGAGAGATTCACAGACAGCCTGTATGGTGCTCAGCCTCTACATTTCCATAACAGTGTGGACAGAAACCTGCCTGCTGAGTGAAGCCTCTGGATTCCTGTCCCCCTCAGCGGGCTCCACAACCACCTGTGTGATGTACAGCTTCAACGTCTCTGACGCATAGAAACAAggaaaaacaatacaaaaatcAAACGTTCATTTCAAAACTCCGAGCATCTATCAAGGAAAGGCATACCTGGTGAAACGGCCTCTCCTACCCCCGACGAGCAGCTCTTGCAGGAGACGAGTGCCAGCCGGCGGCAGGTTTTCTGTCGGTAGCGGAGTTGTAGACAAAAACACTTCTTCACATCTTTAAATTGGCTTTTGTAAAAATCAGCCATCAGCAGAGGAGAACGATGTTTGACAGGTGTCTGTTGTCATTCGCTCTGCATTTCTCTATCGCAGTCAGGCAAAAAATGTCATAGAATGAGTATTTGTTGCGAGTTATGGGTCTACAGCTCCAACTTTTTAAAGTGCTACATTATCTTACATTACTTGTTTAATGCATTTGGTTTTTTACTGTGTGACAGGAGTGTTTAAAGGATAATAAGCCCAGGAGGACTGTCTCCACCGGGAAAGTCATGTCTCTCAAATTATCACTAGAAAGTCATTATCAGGCTCTGTGACAAGGTGATGGCTTAAATTAGGCGGAATGGGAACGAGGCAGCCACAGTGTGAAGCAGAGCTGGGTGTCCAGCACGATGCCTGATGAGCTATAAGATGTTCATGTGGCATCGCCAGAGGCTGCAACTTGTTAGCTCGGCTACTGAGAGCTTCATCTCACTCAGCCCCCCGCAGAGAGACAAATCAGCTGGATTCATGCTATTAGAACTTCTATAAAAGGTGAATTGCTAAAAAAGTTCAGATGAAATTGTCCCAAAAAGGGCTTTCACGACCAACCTTTGGATCTTGAACATCTTCTGAGCCAGCGGGCTTCACTTCCTCAGTCAGAGTTTGTTCACAGCTGCCGTCCCGGTTCAGGAGGAAGAAGGTGTCACCCAGTAAACAGTCGTCTACGCggggcagcagcttcctgttggcGAACGGATCAGCGTGGCAGCACCAGTCATCTACCAGGGCGCTCCAGTTGCCGTTGGGAAGGGGAAGAACCCGCTTAAACTCTCTGTAGGAAGGAAAAGCAATTATGGGTGATCACGTTATCCCTGTCCAAGGACATTGGGGATTTGAAATATGTGAACAGTTTTTTGAGGGCTAGAGAAGCTCAGAAATCACAACAACATTTTCATAATAAGGTTTTTGAGCctcaaaattaaaacaaaagtaTTGTTTTGGCCTCCTCAAAAAATACTCCAGTGTTCTAAAATGGATGAAGCCAATGTTTGAGAAGGAAAACCAACTTTTCAGGAGCTTTTAGTGAGAAAAGTCCATGAGCCTGGGTAATGGAGGTACGGCAATTTTCAGGACTTCACAACACTGACCAGAAAGAGCTACAGGCTTAGAGCAATAAGAGCAATATTGTCCAGGTGAACCACCTCCAGGGTAGAAACACAATTGTTTTCTAATGGGCAGCACAGACTCAGACGTCACACCAGCTCCAAATCTCTAACCCAGTCAGGTTTTCAGATGAGGacctctcctccatccatcaattTCTCTTTTTACTGCTGCACCGGGTTAATAAACAGaagctcctcttcctgcagaGGAGGGAGCAAATAAAACCCCATTTGCTCTGAAGCTGCTCTTTGTCTTGACTGCTCCTCACCTGTCTTCCAGCAGTCTGGTCATGCAGCTCTGGCAGTAGAAGCAATAAGTCCGTTTAGCCCGAAGTGTCTCCTTTGCACTGTCAGAGGCCTCTATTACCAAAGACAAAGACACAAATGACCCAAGAATATCAGTATActtgtatcaaaagcagcaaatgTTGGGTAGCAAAGCTGATGGGGATGGAGTTCACATCCATCAAGAAAACTTCACCACAGCAGCTGTAGGTTAGCGCGTGACAAAAATGAAGCGTCCTCATGACTGATCGGTTATTTGTAGGCCGTTGGAGCTCCCATGAGCAAAGTTTACACATTCGCTGTCTCAGATGACCAAGTGACTCAGTCCAATTAATTCAGAATAGACAGCAGGCTTTAAATAGAGACAAGATCAAAAGACATCCTCGGCTCAGGGGGGGCGCACATAAAGCTGAGGGAGACTGCAGAAGTCTGGGCATACTTTTCCATCCGTACCCTGGATTTATCTTACCTGGATCCA
The DNA window shown above is from Takifugu flavidus isolate HTHZ2018 chromosome 10, ASM371156v2, whole genome shotgun sequence and carries:
- the ube3d gene encoding E3 ubiquitin-protein ligase E3D gives rise to the protein MSDLKMPAKSQRLGVFVELRKRLQTGLIIVGKEVTTHPGDVAVTGEDSCLNIRTSSGETSLALPEGVAFEQGSCIPTPAGESCEELHFRLRITVSKSMDPEASDSAKETLRAKRTYCFYCQSCMTRLLEDREFKRVLPLPNGNWSALVDDWCCHADPFANRKLLPRVDDCLLGDTFFLLNRDGSCEQTLTEEVKPAGSEDVQDPKKTCRRLALVSCKSCSSGVGEAVSPETLKLYITQVVVEPAEGDRNPEASLSRSLFLERTIAARLVELSSSLSTFHFSVQTPDGKPFLLLWMLNSDSVVASVPETCVEAERSPAAVAPGGPSLRAVRALKLLYTACSHPGPQQRDIVASWEVSAIGHPVVLPLRVCEELLEVMEESNSTLPASMRCMRSYEVAYLRL